In a single window of the Callithrix jacchus isolate 240 chromosome 1, calJac240_pri, whole genome shotgun sequence genome:
- the LOC100395394 gene encoding LOW QUALITY PROTEIN: olfactory receptor 1N2-like (The sequence of the model RefSeq protein was modified relative to this genomic sequence to represent the inferred CDS: inserted 3 bases in 2 codons), translated as MVRTWKEGPGWEVSLLEMAISTTIFTVFDMFLFSSFRKNGGMEKGNQSRVSEFLLLGLSEKPEEQPLLFGIFLGMYLVTVLGNLLIXLAINFDSHLHTPMYFFLANLSFADACFSSTTVPKMLLNIQTQSQTIPYGGCLARMHFFMMFGALDDFLLXAMACDLYVAICKPLHYSTLMSPLTCMLLLIVCWILTNLAALLHTLFMAKLSFCAGNTIHHFFCDVVPLLHLSCSDTSTNQVALFTVGSIILTGPLSLIILSYTHIISSILRVPSASARQKAFSTCGSHLTVVFLFYGAAIGVYLWPPSSQSEGKDRVAAIFYTVVTPMLNPFIYSFSNKDMKTALRKLLA; from the exons ATGGTCAGAACTTGGAAGGAAGGTCCAGGGTGGGAAGTTTCTCTATTAGAGATGGCTATAAGTACCaccatttttacagtttttgacatgtttctcttctcttctttcagaaagaatggtgGAATGGAGAAAGGTAACCAGTCCAGGGTCTCTGAATTCCTCCTCTTGGGTCTTTCTGAGAAGCCAGAGGAGCAACCTCTCCTATTTGGCATCTTCCTGGGGATGTACCTGGTTACTGTGTTAGGGAACCTTCTCAT ATTGGCCATCAACTTTGACTCACACCTCCACACCCCCATGTACTTTTTCCTGGCCAACCTCTCTTTCGCTGATGCTTGCTTTTCTTCCACCACAGTCCCTAAGATGCTCTTGAACATTCAGACACAGAGTCAGACCATACCATATGGAGGCTGTTTAGCTCGGATGCATTTTTTCATGATGTTTGGAGCACTGGATGACTTCCTCT GGGCGATGGCCTGTGACCTCtatgtggccatctgcaagcctcTTCACTACTCCACACTCATGAGTCCTTTAACGTGCATGCTCCTTCTCATAGTATGCTGGATTCTCACCAACCTTGCTGCCCTCTTACATACCCTGTTCATGGCAAAGCTTTCTTTCTGTGCAGGCAACACCATTCATCACTTCTTCTGTGACGTGGTCCCTCTGCTACACCTCTCCTGCTCAGACACAAGCACCAACCAGGTAGCCCTGTTCACTGTGGGCTCCATCATACTCACTGGTCCTCTCTCCCTGATCATTTTGTCATATAcacacatcatctccagcatcctCAGGGTTCCATCTGCCTCTGCCAGGCAAAAGGCCTTCTCCACCTGTGGATCCCATCTCACTGTTGTCTTCTTGTTCTATGGTGCAGCAATTGGTGTCTATCTGTGGCCCCCTTCATCACAGTCAGAGGGTAAAGACAGGGTTGCAGCTATATTTTACACAGTGGTGACCCCCATGCTGAACCCCTTCATTTACAGCTTCAGTAATAAGGATATGAAGACAGCACTGAGAAAGCTTTTGGCTTGA